The sequence CACTCCTCCCTTCTCCCGACgcgtgtttttggatttttgCTGAGGCATCGGTGTTGAGTAGACGATAAAGATGAAGTCTTGTGGTGCCTCGGGATGAGCAAACACATGATCTCTGTAGTAGCTGGAGATATTAATCAAGAAATGGTGGGAAATGCGGGGGATGGAGAACTGATCGGTGTGAAGGAAGAACCCTTCGTGTTTCTTGATGAAACTGAGTATTCTGGAGGTGGGTATAACGGCAAGAATGGAGGTGAGGATGAATGGGGGGAGGAGTCGGAGAATCTCCCCAAGCCGTTAGAAGGGTTGAGAGAGATTGGGCCGCCGCCGTTTCTGAAGAAGACGTTTGAGATGGTGGATGATCCTCAGACGGACTCGATAATATCGTGGAGTGGTGCGGGGAATAGCTTCGTTGTGTGGGATTCGCACACTTTCGCCACCGATTTGCTCCCTAAGCATTTCAAGCACAACAATTTCTCCAGCTTCGTTCGCCAACTCAATACCTATGTAAGAATTTATAACAGTTCTACTACTGTCTCgtatttcttgaattttcttgtCGTTCAAGTGGAGACATGAATTGGGTGGCTTACGACGGTGCTCTTGATTTGGGTACTATTTACAGAGATTCAGGAAGATTGATTCGGACAGATGGGAATTTGCAAACGAAGGCTTTCAGAGAAGCAAGAAGCATATGCTGAAACACATCAAAAGAAGGAAGCAAAGTCCCCAAATCATGCGGCCACATGAAGCAGCAGCACATCCTTGGCAGTACCCCACAAGTCATGGAGTGGATTCAGAGCTTTACAAGCTCGGAGCTGACCAGAACGCACTGAGACAAGAAATCATGAAGCTAAGGCAGCAACAAGAGTGCTCGCAGCGCTACATAGCCGCCATGGAAGAGCGTCTTCACGCCTCCGAAATGCAGCAAAAACACATGATCATTTTCATGCTCAAGTCCTTGAAGGATCCCATGTATTTACTGGATTGTGTAGATAGGATTAACAGGAGAAGGGCACTAAACAGCGGAGGGATCTTGAAGAGGAGGAGGCTGTCTGAAAACTCGGGATCCATTGATATCGAGGACAAAAAGTTCCAAGTTCAGGAAGAGTTAAGTACCATCCAATCCGAAATTCAGACACTGTTCTCTCCCGCTGAATCGAGGAGCCCTGTACAAGACCAGAAGCCCGAATCATCCTCTGAAACGAACAGCTCCGACAATTTCATATTGTGGGAGAAACTTATGGAAGATGACATGATCTACGAGGAGGAAGAAGGCCCGGAAAAGCAACAATCTGAAGATGTACGTAGAACAGGGGAATTGACCGCATTGGGATTTGCATATTAGGTTGTTCCAAGGTATGTATGGAGTTTACTCGAGGGTAAAAATGCAGtcttttggaagaaaaaaaaagaatagaagtgtaatatataatattgtatGGAAGTAAATGATTAGTTTTCTTAGCTTTGTTAGATAGGGAACTAGGATTTATAAATGAAAATGGCATTTTGCAGTGTCTGCCATTGATGCTACTGTACATATATATTTCTGAATCAAGAAATAAGACTGCTCGTGGGAactttaaatatgatttaagtGGCCATTGGTGAGTAAGGGAAAGATGCGTTTGAGGTCTACATCACCCAACATGGaactttttcaataatatttttattaaattataattattataaattaaaaacaaatttaaacaGGTCTGCATTCTGTCATTGTTTTTTCTGAAACAAATAATATAAGTTGGAGTTTTTCATCTCTGTCAAATAGTAAGTGGccgatattttattaaattttcaattgtCAATATAATTAGTTAAATTTACCATGATTGTTTTATGCTTGGTTATTACATTATTCTTAGAAAAGTTTGAGATATTGTGAATGGTTATAACTTATAGTAGTCATAATTGAAAATGAGTGttttgaaaaagaaataaaaaaagaagttcaaaatttgattatattacaATTATTAGTtgttaaaatcttttttttaataattagatttaGTTGGATAACTTAAAATGATTTTGAACGAGAAAAACAGTTCAGTTAGATTTAGTGATAAAGTATGGATTCAATATAAGTAACAATTAACAAGGGGTCTAGATAAAATCAAACAAGATAAAGTGCACAAGTAAATGAGACAATTTCTGGATGTTTGGAGATAAATGTTCTTATATCACTCATTCTTCTTCTAAACTCTTATGTCACTCATTCTAGTTAGGAAGGAATCCACAAAAATACTTCTACATTCTTTAACAATTCACTTCGGTTATAATGACTTATCactttttaaattcaaactctTATTGATATCTCAATACAAATTCTGACTGTTTAAGAACTCTCGGTTCACCATAAACCAATACAACAATTAATGGTTAGCTTTGACGGCTGAAGTTGATAAAGTAACACAAAATGATCTTTGAAAA comes from Primulina huaijiensis isolate GDHJ02 chromosome 17, ASM1229523v2, whole genome shotgun sequence and encodes:
- the LOC140962522 gene encoding heat stress transcription factor A-7a-like, with product MSKHMISVVAGDINQEMVGNAGDGELIGVKEEPFVFLDETEYSGGGYNGKNGGEDEWGEESENLPKPLEGLREIGPPPFLKKTFEMVDDPQTDSIISWSGAGNSFVVWDSHTFATDLLPKHFKHNNFSSFVRQLNTYRFRKIDSDRWEFANEGFQRSKKHMLKHIKRRKQSPQIMRPHEAAAHPWQYPTSHGVDSELYKLGADQNALRQEIMKLRQQQECSQRYIAAMEERLHASEMQQKHMIIFMLKSLKDPMYLLDCVDRINRRRALNSGGILKRRRLSENSGSIDIEDKKFQVQEELSTIQSEIQTLFSPAESRSPVQDQKPESSSETNSSDNFILWEKLMEDDMIYEEEEGPEKQQSEDVRRTGELTALGFAY